Proteins found in one Zea mays cultivar B73 chromosome 1, Zm-B73-REFERENCE-NAM-5.0, whole genome shotgun sequence genomic segment:
- the LOC100191537 gene encoding G-type lectin S-receptor-like serine/threonine-protein kinase At2g19130 precursor, which produces MLLILVFLLSFSSLDLQISGATTDTLTLGQSLPWNQTLVSKGGNFELGLFSPGNSKKHYIGIWFKKVSKQTVVWVANRDSPILDPSASRFTLSNRGELLLHATPSNTLLWSSNASSPSPRTTVATLQDDGNLVVRSNASSALVAWQSFDHPTDTWLPGARLGYDRARGVHSFLTSWTDADNPAPGAFSMEIDPRGQAKFDLLAGGTHQYWTTGVWDGEVFENVPEMRSGYFEGVTYAPNASVNFFSYKNRVPGIGNFVLETNGQMQRRQWSPEAGKWILFCSEPHDGCDVYGSCGPFGVCSNTSSAMCECPTAFAPRSREEWKLGNTASGCVRRTKLDCPNDGFLKLPYAVQLPGGSAEAAGAPRSDKMCALSCLRDCSCTAYAYEAAKCLVWNGELVSLRTLPNDQGVAGAVVLHVRVAASEVPPSAAHHSWRKSMVILSSSVSAVVLLLAGLIIVVAVAVVVRKRRGKGKVTAVQGSLLLFDYQAVKAAARDFTEKLGSGSFGSVYKGTLPDTTPVAIKKLDGLRQGEKQFRAEVVTLGMIQHINLVRLRGFCSEGNKRALVYDYMPNGSLDAHLFKNSSGSKVLSWSQRFGIAVGVARGLSYLHEKCRECIIHCDIKPENILLDEEMGAKVADFGMAKLVGHDFSRVLTTMRGTMGYLAPEWLAGAPITAKADVYSFGLLLFELISGRRNNGSSETGSNSAVYFPVHAAVRLHAGDVVGLLDDKIAGDANVELERVCKVACWCIQDEEGDRPTMGLVVQQLEGVADVGLPPIPSRLHMLAMMNKCAVGGEAEVEPCSNSGSKIDTEV; this is translated from the coding sequence ATGCTGCTCATCCTCGTTTTCCTGCTCTCCTTCTCCAGCTTGGACCTCCAAATAAGTGGAGCAACGACTGACACTCTCACCTTGGGCCAGTCTCTCCCATGGAACCAGACGCTGGTATCCAAGGGCGGCAACTTCGAGCTCGGCCTCTTCTCGCCGGGCAACTCCAAGAAGCATTACATCGGCATCTGGTTCAAGAAGGTCTCCAAGCAAACGGTCGTGTGGGTGGCGAACCGGGACAGCCCGATCCTTGACCCGTCGGCCTCTCGCTTCACTCTGAGCAACCGCGGCGAGCTCCTCCTCCACGCGACGCCATCGAACACCCTGCTGTGGTCGTCCAACGCGTCCTCCCCTTCGCCGCGCACCACCGTCGCCACGCTCCAGGATGACGGCAACCTCGTGGTGCGGAGCAACGCGTCGTCGGCCCTCGTGGCGTGGCAGAGCTTCGACCACCCCACGGACACGTGGCTCCCCGGTGCCAGGCTCGGCTACGACAGGGCCCGCGGCGTGCACAGCTTCCTCACGTCGTGGACCGACGCGGACAACCCGGCGCCCGGCGCCTTCTCCATGGAGATCGACCCGCGCGGGCAGGCCAAGTTTGATCTGCTCGCCGGCGGCACGCACCAGTACTGGACGACCGGCGTGTGGGACGGCGAGGTCTTCGAAAACGTGCCGGAGATGCGGTCGGGCTACTTCGAAGGCGTCACGTACGCACCCAACGCCAGCGTGAACTTCTTCAGCTACAAGAACCGGGTACCGGGCATCGGCAACTTCGTGCTGGAAACGAACGGGCAGATGCAGCGGCGGCAGTGGAGCCCGGAGGCCGGGAAGTGGATCCTCTTCTGCTCCGAGCCCCACGACGGGTGCGACGTCTACGGCTCGTGCGGGCCCTTCGGCGTGTGCAGCAACACCTCCAGCGCCATGTGCGAGTGCCCCACGGCCTTCGCGCCGCGGTCGCGGGAGGAGTGGAAGCTGGGGAACACGGCCTCAGGGTGCGTGAGGCGGACCAAACTGGACTGTCCCAACGACGGCTTCCTGAAGCTGCCGTACGCCGTGCAGCTTCCGGGCGGTTCGGCAGAGGCGGCCGGAGCCCCGCGGAGCGACAAGATGTGCGCTCTCTCCTGCTTGCGAGACTGCTCCTGCACTGCCTACGCTTACGAGGCAGCCAAGTGCTTGGTGTGGAACGGCGAGCTCGTCAGCCTTAGGACACTCCCTAACGATCAAGGCGTCGCGGGGGCTGTTGTTCTTCACGTCCGTGTCGCGGCCTCGGAGGTGCCACCGTCTGCGGCGCATCATTCTTGGCGAAAATCAATGGTGATCCTTAGCAGCTCGGTCTCCGCCGTGGTCCTACTCCTGGCGGGCCTCATAATCGTTGTCGCGGTGGCGGTGGTCGTGCGGAAGCGGCGGGGAAAGGGCAAGGTGACGGCGGTGCAGggctcgctgctgctgttcgactACCAGGCCGTGAAAGCGGCGGCGCGGGATTTCACGGAGAAGCTCGGCAGCGGCAGCTTCGGCTCGGTGTACAAGGGGACTCTCCCCGACACGACGCCCGTGGCCATCAAGAAGCTCGACGGCCTGCGGCAGGGCGAGAAGCAGTTCCGCGCCGAGGTCGTCACCCTCGGCATGATCCAGCACATCAACCTCGTCCGCCTCCGCGGCTTCTGCTCCGAGGGGAACAAGAGGGCGCTCGTATACGATTACATGCCCAACGGCTCGCTGGACGCGCACCTGTTCAAGAACAGCTCGGGCTCCAAGGTCTTGAGCTGGAGCCAGAGGTTTGGCATCGCAGTTGGCGTGGCCAGGGGGCTGTCTTACTTGCACGAGAAGTGCCGGGAGTGCATCATACACTGCGACATCAAGCCAGAGAACATCCTCCTTGATGAGGAGATGGGCGCCAAGGTTGCGGACTTCGGCATGGCCAAGCTTGTCGGCCACGACTTCAGCCGCGTTCTGACCACCATGCGGGGAACGATGGGCTATCTGGCGCCAGAGTGGCTCGCGGGCGCGCCGATCACCGCCAAGGCCGACGTGTACAGCTTCGGCCTGCTCCTGTTCGAGCTCATCTCGGGACGCCGGAACAACGGCTCCTCGGAGACAGGGTCCAACTCCGCTGTGTACTTCCCGGTGCACGCCGCCGTCAGGCTGCACGCGGGGGACGTGGTCGGGCTGCTAGACGACAAGATCGCCGGGGATGCCAACGTGGAGCTCGAGAGGGTCTGCAAGGTCGCGTGCTGGTGCATCCAGGATGAAGAAGGCGACCGGCCGACCATGGGGCTCGTCGTGCAGCAGCTGGAAGGTGTCGCTGATGTCGGCCTGCCGCCGATCCCGTCACGGCTTCACATGCTGGCGATGATGAATAAATGTGCCGTCGGTGGGGAAGCAGAGGTTGAACCCTGTTCAAATAGCGGTAGCAAAATAGACACAGAAGTTTGA
- the LOC100191471 gene encoding putative O-Glycosyl hydrolase superfamily protein precursor, whose translation MRKLLFISFVLSLSAAAVHGEDGAYIGVNIGTAMSSVPAPTQITTLLRSQNIRHVRLYDADPAMLAALSNTGIRVIVSVPNEQLLAIGNSNATAANWVARNVAAHFPAVNITAIAVGSEVLSAQPSAAPLLMPAMRYLQNALVAAALDRYIKVSTPHSSSIILDSFPPSQAFFNRSLDGVLVPMLRFLQSTGSPLMLNVYPYYDYMRSNGVIPLDYALFRPLPPNKEAVDANTLLHYTNVFDAVVDAAYFAMAYLNVTNVPVMVTETGWPHKGDSSSEPDATSDNADTYNSNLIRHVMNSTGTPKHPGVAVPTYVYELYDEDTRPGSTSEKYWGLFDMNGVPAYTLHLTGSGVLLANDTTNQTYCVAREGADPKMLQAALDWACGPGKVDCSVLMQGQPCYDPDTVDAHATYAFNAYYHGMGMGSGTCYFSGVAVVTTTDPSHGSCVYAGKNGTSLMNGTSLAPSSNSTEGGSGAHRAFGDVSSLVRIVSTALLFSVVLLLL comes from the exons ATGAGGAAGCTGTTGTTCATCTCCTTCGTCCTCTCGCTGTCCGCTGCAGCAGTTCACGGTGAAGACG GTGCGTACATTGGCGTGAACATTGGCACGGCCATGTCGTCGGTGCCAGCGCCGACGCAGATCACCACGCTGCTCCGGTCGCAGAACATCCGCCACGTGCGTCTCTACGACGCGGACCCGGCGATGCTGGCGGCGCTGTCCAACACCGGCATCCGCGTCATCGTGTCCGTGCCCAACGAGCAGCTGCTGGCCATCGGCAACTCGAACGCGACGGCGGCCAACTGGGTGGCGCGCAACGTGGCCGCGCACTTCCCCGCCGTGAACATCACGGCCATCGCCGTGGGGTCCGAGGTGCTCTCGGCGCAGCCGAGCGCGGCGCCGCTGCTCATGCCCGCCATGCGCTACCTCCAGAACGCGCTGGTGGCCGCGGCGCTGGACCGGTACATCAAGGTCTCGACGCCGCACTCGTCGTCCATCATCCTCGACTCGTTCCCGCCGTCCCAGGCCTTCTTCAACCGGTCGCTGGACGGCGTGCTGGTGCCGATGCTCAGGTTCCTGCAGTCCACGGGGTCGCCGCTCATGCTCAACGTGTACCCTTACTACGACTACATGCGCTCCAACGGCGTCATCCCGCTGGACTACGCGCTGTTCCGGCCGCTGCCGCCCAACAAGGAGGCCGTGGACGCCAACACCCTGCTGCACTACACCAACGTGTTCGACGCGGTGGTGGACGCCGCCTACTTCGCCATGGCGTACCTGAACGTCACCAACGTGCCGGTGATGGTGACGGAGACCGGGTGGCCGCACAagggcgactcctcctccgagccCGACGCCACCTCTGACAACGCCGACACGTACAACAGCAACCTCATCCGCCACGTGATGAACAGCACCGGCACGCCGAAGCACCCCGGGGTGGCCGTGCCGACCTACGTCTACGAGCTgtacgacgaggacacccgcccggGCTCCACGTCGGAGAAGTACTGGGGCCTGTTCGACATGAACGGCGTCCCTGCCTACACCCTGCACCTGACGGGCTCCGGCGTCCTGCTGGCCAACGACACGACGAACCAGACCTACTGCGTGGCGCGGGAGGGCGCGGACCCCAAGATGCTGCAGGCGGCGCTGGACTGGGCGTGCGGCCCCGGGAAGGTGGACTGCTCCGTGCTGATGCAGGGCCAGCCGTGCTACGACCCGGACACCGTGGACGCGCACGCCACGTACGCCTTCAACGCCTACTACCACGGCATGGGAATGGGCTCCGGGACGTGCTACTTCAGCGGCGTCGCGGTGGTCACGACGACCGACCCGA GTCACGGATCTTGTGTTTATGCTGGGAAGAACGGGACGTCGTTGATGAACGGCACCTCCCTGGCGCCGTCGTCCAACTCCACGGAGGGAGGCTCCGGCGCGCACCGGGCGTTCGGCGACGTCTCGTCACTCGTCCGCATCGTCTCCACCGCGCTGCTCTTCAGCGTCGTCCTCCTCCTGTTGTAG